From a single Brassica oleracea var. oleracea cultivar TO1000 chromosome C5, BOL, whole genome shotgun sequence genomic region:
- the LOC106295623 gene encoding alanine aminotransferase 1, mitochondrial-like — MRRFVIGQAKNLIDQTRRPRPRPRPHHNNIRLLSPLASDPIPVSSSRFFSDMTGSDSSSSLPVTIDSINPNVLKCEYAVRGEIVNIAQKLQDDLKINKDAYPFDEIIYCNIGNPQSLSQQPITFFREVLALCSHTALLDRDETHALFSADSIARAWKILDQIPGKATGAYSHSQGIKGLRDAIAAGIEARDGFPADPNDIFMTDGASPGVHMMMQLLISSEKDGILCPIPQYPLYSASIALHGGSLVPYYLDEASGWGLEISELKKQLEDAKSKGITVRALAVINPGNPTGQVLSEENQRDIVDFCKKEGLVLLADEVYQENVYVPDKKFHSFKKVARSMGYGEKDISIVSFQSISKGYYGECGKRGGYMEVTGFTSDVREQIYKVASVNLCSNISGQILASLVMSPPKPGDESYESYIAEKEGILSSMARRAKTLEEALNKLEGITCNRAEGAMYLFPCINLPQKAIAAAEAAKTAPDTFYCKRLLNATGIVLVPGSGFRQVPGTWHFRCTILPQEDKIPAIVNRLTEFHKSFMDEFRD; from the exons ATGCGGAGATTCGTGATTGGCCAAGCCAAAAATCTCATAGATCAGACTCGTCGTCCTCGTCCTCGTCCTCGTCCTCATCACAACAACATCCGCCTTCTCTCTCCTCTTGCTTCCGATCCTATTCCTGTTTCTTCATCGCGTTTCTTTTCCGACATGACTGGCTCTGATTCATCGTCCTCTCTTCCCGTTACTATTGACTCCATCAACCCCAAT GTTCTGAAATGTGAGTATGCTGTCCGTGGTGAAATTGTCAACATTGCTCAG AAGTTGCAAGATGATTTGAAGATTAACAAGGATGCTTATCCCTTTGATGAG ATTATCTACTGTAATATCGGAAATCCGCAGTCTCTTAGCCAGCAGCCTATAACGTTCTTCAGAGAG GTTCTTGCTTTGTGTTCCCACACGGCTTTGTTGGACCGAGATGAAACACATGCTTTGTTCAG CGCTGATTCTATTGCGCGTGCTTGGAAGATTCTCGACCAGATTCCCGGGAAGGCTACCGGTGCTTACAGTCACAGCCAG GGTATCAAGGGACTACGTGATGCAATTGCTGCTGGAATCGAAGCACGTGATGGCTTCCCTGCTGATCCTAATGATATTTTCATGACAGATGGTGCAAGCCCTGGG GTTCATATGATGATGCAACTTCTCATAAGTTCTGAGAAAGATGGAATCCTTTGCCCTATTCCTCAGTACCCCTTGTACTCAGCTTCAATTGCCCTTCACGGTGGAAGTCTG GTTCCTTACTACCTTGACGAAGCATCAGGATGGGGACTTGAAATATCTGAGCTGAAGAAGCAGCTGGAGGATGCTAAGTCAAAGGGTATCACTGTAAGAGCCTTGGCGGTTATTAACCCTGGTAACCCAACAGGACAG GTTCTTTCAGAAGAAAACCAGCGTGACATTGTTGACTTCTGTAAGAAAGAGGGTTTGGTTCTATTAGCCGATGAGGTTTATCAGGAAAACGTTTACGTCCCTGACAAAAAGTTCCACTCTTTCAAGAAAGTGGCCCGGTCTATGGGCTACGGTGAGAAGGATATCTCCATAGTCTCGTTCCAGTCTATCTCCAAAG GATACTACGGAGAGTGTGGGAAGAGAGGCGGTTACATGGAGGTTACTGGTTTCACTTCTGATGTGAGAGAGCAGATATACAAAGTGGCTTCTGTGAATCTTTGCTCCAACATCTCTGGTCAAATTCTTGCCAGCCTCGTCATGAGCCCACCCAAG CCTGGTGATGAGTCCTACGAGTCATACATAGCAGAGAAAGAGGGAATCCTCTCGTCTATGGCAAGACGTGCAAAG ACTCTTGAAGAAGCTCTGAACAAGTTGGAGGGTATAACATGCAATAGAGCAGAGGGAGCTATGTATCTATTCCCTTGCATTAACCTTCCACAAAAGGCGATTGCGGCTGCAGAAGCTGCAAAGACGGCACCGGACACGTTCTACTGCAAACGCCTCCTAAACGCTACTGGAATAGTCCTAGTCCCTGGTTCTGGATTTAGACAGGTACCGGGAACATGGCATTTCAGGTGCACTATACTTCCTCAAGAGGATAAGATTCCGGCAATCGTGAACCGTCTCACTGAGTTCCACAAGAGCTTCATGGATGAGTTCCGCGACTAA